From one Microbulbifer sp. A4B17 genomic stretch:
- a CDS encoding LysR family transcriptional regulator: MDTNGVRLFVLAAEMLNISSAGRRLGLAPSVASARLSKLEVQLGADLFHRSTRKVSLSIEGEEFLPFAREIIAQENAAYAALGYGNSVVSGTLRFAASSTFVQRFIAPILPEFLERYPGVNVELKLSDTQVSLIEGGFDLALRNYAVEDSSLIGRKLADDKRVLCASPSYLKKYGVPEKPEDLVAHQLLAFINSKPRKLISASDQTTYQFPPSNSKSRVTCDDGASMRIAAKAGVGICMSSIWNIQAEILQGSLVRVLPGYYIDDQSAIWLVYPKSNVLTSKVRVFIDYLIEKIGSPPIWEH; this comes from the coding sequence GTGGATACAAATGGGGTCAGGCTATTTGTGCTAGCCGCTGAAATGCTCAATATCAGTTCTGCTGGGAGAAGGCTGGGCTTGGCTCCGTCGGTAGCCAGTGCAAGGCTATCCAAGCTTGAGGTTCAGTTGGGCGCAGATCTTTTTCATCGATCTACCCGGAAGGTTTCACTGTCAATTGAAGGGGAGGAGTTTCTGCCCTTTGCCAGGGAGATTATCGCCCAGGAGAACGCTGCCTATGCAGCCTTGGGGTATGGGAATTCTGTTGTGAGCGGGACTTTGAGGTTTGCGGCTTCGAGCACCTTTGTTCAACGTTTTATAGCGCCTATCCTGCCTGAATTCCTGGAAAGGTACCCTGGCGTCAATGTTGAGCTGAAGCTCTCAGACACACAAGTCAGCCTTATCGAGGGTGGCTTTGATTTGGCGCTTCGCAATTATGCGGTTGAAGATAGCAGTTTAATTGGTAGGAAGCTTGCGGATGACAAGCGAGTTCTATGCGCTTCTCCCAGTTATTTGAAAAAATATGGTGTTCCCGAAAAGCCGGAAGACCTAGTTGCGCATCAGCTTTTGGCCTTTATCAATTCAAAACCCAGGAAACTCATATCTGCGAGCGATCAGACTACTTATCAATTCCCACCTTCAAACAGCAAATCTCGAGTGACTTGTGATGATGGTGCCAGCATGCGTATCGCTGCAAAAGCAGGGGTGGGAATTTGCATGAGTTCTATCTGGAATATCCAGGCAGAAATTTTGCAGGGTTCCCTGGTTAGAGTGCTGCCTGGATATTATATAGATGATCAATCGGCCATTTGGCTCGTATACCCAAAGTCCAATGTTCTGACATCTAAAGTGCGAGTATTTATTGACTACCTGATTGAGAAAATCGGGAGCCCTCCGATCTGGGAGCATTAG
- a CDS encoding anthrax toxin-like adenylyl cyclase domain-containing protein, whose translation MDLIFNNAALRQNLIGCPATHADAFKATASSHRCVIIVRATGPTCTQLLEQGYDTKGFRIHGKSCDWGRSPA comes from the coding sequence ATGGATCTTATATTTAACAATGCTGCATTGCGCCAAAACCTTATAGGCTGCCCGGCAACTCATGCTGATGCATTTAAGGCAACGGCTTCCTCTCACCGTTGCGTTATCATCGTTCGCGCAACAGGGCCAACATGCACACAGTTACTTGAGCAGGGATATGACACAAAAGGCTTTAGGATTCATGGGAAGTCCTGTGATTGGGGGCGGTCACCGGCGTAA
- a CDS encoding glutathione S-transferase family protein, producing the protein MTDNLEIYNFSWALYPRRIHIYLAEKKLDIKSREYDPKVEKKWPPPEVLELNPYGKLPILKINNENSITESLAIIHYLEKVFPNPSMIGENAIDYANVIRLTTMADEANTILAIWNHNISPVFQERELQFKDAGYSGAYHFIKRLDVLETAINENHEFIYGNSPTIADCVTFPLIMFLDEFYDVRLPRRFKKLNSWYERFKERDSIIKQNYIEQYPDSLLKLSRGLEKQGDFYLEEICERIGKDLLS; encoded by the coding sequence ATGACAGACAATTTAGAGATATATAACTTTTCCTGGGCACTCTATCCACGCAGGATACATATCTACCTCGCAGAGAAGAAGCTGGATATCAAGTCAAGGGAGTATGACCCAAAAGTCGAGAAAAAATGGCCCCCGCCGGAGGTACTGGAACTGAATCCCTATGGCAAACTTCCAATCCTTAAAATAAATAATGAAAATTCAATTACAGAATCCCTCGCAATCATCCACTACCTGGAGAAAGTGTTCCCAAATCCAAGCATGATCGGGGAAAATGCGATCGACTATGCCAACGTTATCAGGTTAACCACGATGGCAGATGAAGCAAATACGATTCTGGCAATTTGGAACCATAACATCAGCCCGGTATTTCAAGAGCGAGAACTGCAGTTTAAAGATGCCGGATATAGTGGAGCCTACCATTTCATCAAACGACTGGATGTTTTGGAAACAGCCATCAATGAAAATCATGAATTTATTTATGGAAACTCCCCCACCATTGCCGATTGCGTCACCTTCCCGTTAATTATGTTCCTAGATGAGTTTTATGACGTAAGACTCCCACGCCGCTTCAAGAAACTAAATTCCTGGTATGAACGATTTAAGGAAAGAGACAGTATTATTAAGCAAAACTATATAGAACAGTATCCAGACTCCCTATTAAAACTTTCCAGGGGGCTCGAAAAACAAGGAGATTTTTACTTGGAAGAAATTTGCGAAAGGATAGGAAAAGACTTATTAAGCTAG
- a CDS encoding LLM class oxidoreductase: MDSRYKGRSSYFPSINTGYKAVFKPDRLSVGLVVPVENYATNPVPTMIDHVERVQLAEKLGFSAIWLRDVPFNVPSFGDAGQVFDPFVYLGLLAGKTTKIALGVASIILPLRHPAHVAKAAASVDQISGGRLILGIASGDRPEEYPAMNISYLERGQLFRESYEYIRCVAESYPQLQSSFGAISGDLDILPKPEKTKLPLLITGSSQQSPDWLSNNGDGWITYPRPHAAQEQFIGQLRNNPAINKPVMEPLYIDITETPDALPHPIHLGYRLGINQLYKYLKSREEIGVNHVALNLRFNRANIEETLGTISEVIFPRFNEQE; encoded by the coding sequence GTGGATTCCAGATATAAAGGTCGTTCTAGCTACTTCCCCAGTATCAATACGGGTTACAAAGCTGTATTTAAACCAGACAGACTTTCTGTTGGGCTTGTGGTTCCCGTAGAAAATTACGCTACGAACCCTGTTCCAACCATGATTGATCATGTTGAGCGGGTTCAGCTTGCGGAAAAACTGGGATTTAGCGCGATTTGGCTCAGGGATGTCCCCTTCAATGTCCCTTCATTTGGCGATGCCGGTCAAGTTTTTGACCCATTCGTCTATCTCGGTCTCCTGGCGGGCAAGACAACAAAGATTGCCCTTGGTGTAGCCAGCATTATTCTGCCTTTGCGCCATCCCGCGCATGTTGCAAAAGCTGCTGCCTCTGTTGATCAGATATCAGGCGGGCGCTTAATTCTCGGTATCGCCAGTGGAGATCGCCCAGAAGAATATCCTGCGATGAATATTTCATATCTGGAGCGAGGGCAACTGTTCCGGGAGAGCTACGAATATATTCGCTGTGTAGCAGAGTCCTACCCCCAACTTCAGAGTTCCTTTGGAGCAATTTCTGGCGATCTGGACATATTGCCCAAACCAGAAAAAACAAAGCTGCCTTTATTGATAACTGGCTCCTCTCAGCAGTCCCCAGACTGGCTCTCTAACAACGGAGATGGTTGGATCACCTATCCTCGTCCACATGCCGCGCAAGAACAATTTATTGGCCAATTGAGAAATAACCCTGCCATTAACAAGCCAGTGATGGAACCACTCTATATTGATATAACTGAAACCCCGGATGCCCTACCACACCCCATACACTTGGGATATCGACTGGGTATTAACCAATTATACAAATACCTTAAGTCGCGAGAAGAGATCGGGGTTAACCATGTTGCTCTGAACCTCCGATTTAACCGGGCAAATATTGAAGAAACACTTGGAACAATTTCGGAAGTCATTTTCCCACGTTTTAATGAACAGGAATAA